In Bacillales bacterium, the sequence AATAAAACAATTGCCGAATATATCCAAATTTGTCGAAACTGCATAATAACCTCCAACAGAAGTCCTTTGTCTACAAGTGTAACACATTTAAGATGAATGTTTACGCGCGGTTAAACTGGGTCTTTGGACCTAATTTCTGTTATCGGAACGTAATGAACAAAGGGTTTTTTGAAAAATACATGGAAAAAATAATGCAAAAGTGTGAAGAAACTAGTATAATACTGTTTGTAGATCCGTTGCACAACAAATCTGACAGTTCGTGAAACCGGAATCTACGAAATTATCATAACCTTTAAGGGAGGTCATACCTGCATGAAGGGCAAATCAAAATGGTCCCTGTTACTCGCGCTCGTTTTCGTGTTGAGCCTGTTCCTTTCCGCATGTAGCGGCGGCGGTGGCGAAACAACCAATGAAGGCAGCAGCGGAAATGAAGGCGATTCGGGTACCGAAAATAAAACCGGTGGCGATGAAAACAAGGTTGAAACGTTCAACATCGCGGTCGCTTCGGAGATCCCGACGATGGATACGTCCAAAGGCGACGACGAAGTTTCGTTTAACCAATTCTCGGCTGCTTTCGAAGGCTTGTTCACGATGAACTCGAAAGGTGAAATCGTGCCTGCCGAAGCAACGGGCATGCCGGAAGTTAAACCGGTTAAAGTGAAGGTTAAGGACGACAAAGGAAAAGAAGTTGAGAAAACATACTACCAGTATACGTTCCACCTGCGTGACGGCATCGTTTGGAGCAATGGCGAACCGGTTACGGCAGAAGATTACGTATACGCATGGCAAAGATTGATCGATCCGAAGCGCGGCGCGACTTATTCGTATTTGGCACCGACGCTCGGACTCGTAAATGCCGCTGAGATCATGAACGAAGACAGCGATCTTTACGGGAAGCTTGACAAGCTTGGCGTCAAAGCAGTTGACGACAAGACGTTGCAAATGACTTTGGTGAAAAAGGTACCGGACAAGATGCTCCTCAGCTTGATGCAATTCCCGAGCTTCTTCCCGATCCCGAAAGATTTTGCCGAAGAGCAAGGCGACCAATATGCGCTCGAACCTGAAAACCTTCTGTTCAACGGTCCTTACGTGATGACCGAATGGAAGCATAACGAAGGTTGGACGTACAAGAAGAACGATAAGTATTGGGACAAAGAAAATGTCGATCTCGAGGAAATCCACTACAAAGTAGTTAAAGAACAGTCGACTCGCGTGAATCTTTACGAAGTCGGCAAACTCGATATCGTCGGTCTCAGCTCGCAATATGTTAAGAAATATCAAGACAATCCTGAGTTCCATACGGCTCTCGGAACTGCCGTGTTCTACTTCATGTTGAACGAAGACAACAAGTTCTTGGACAACGTTAACATCCGCAAAGCGCTTGCATTGTCTTGGAACAAAAAGCAGTTCACCGACGTGTTGTTGAACGACGGTTCGATTCCGGCATGGTTCCTTGTACCGAAAGACTTTGCAATGGGTCCTGACGGAAAAGACTTCCGTGCGAAATACGGGAACTTTGGCGAGTTTAACCCTGAAAAAGCGAAAGAGTATTGGCAAAAAGGGTTGGATGAACTCGGCGTTGATTCGATCAAACTCGAAGTACTCGCGTATCCGGGTAAGACGGTTAAAGATAACATTTCGTTCGTTATCAACCAGTGGGAGCAAAACTTGCCTGGGTTCGAAGCCACTTTGAACCAGCAAGAATTTAAAGTCATGCTCGAAAAAGAAAACAGCGGTCAGTATCAGATTGCTTACGCTGGCTGGGGTCCGGACTATCAAGATCCGATGACTTTCATGGATCTGTGGGTAACGGGCGGCGGTCATAACGACATCGGTTACTCGAATCCGGAGTACGACAAGCGGATCGAATATGCGAAAACGCATCCGCAAGATGCCGAAGGCCGTTGGACGAAAATGCAAGAGGCTGAGAAGATCTTGTTCGAAGATCAAGCCATCATTCCGATGTATCAAGAAGGATCGGCCTATCTTTTGAGCAAGAAAGTGAAAAACTTTGCGAACCATCCGTTCGGCCCAGACTACACTTGGAAGTATTGGGAAATCGAAGAATAAATTCACGTGCTTCTGAGCTTTGTCTTCAGGAGAGTATGTGTCGTCCTGACATGTACTCTCCTTCTTAATGAGTTGAAAATAATTGGAAGATTACTATAACGCTTGCCTGAAATTTAATTGTCCTCTAAACTATCATAATGAGAGCCGAATTTATGGAGGAGGTGTAGTATGCTTAAATATACGTTGTCAAGAATCGGATATATGCTCGTCACATTTTTCGTCATTGCTGCGATGACGTTTATGATGATGCAGTTATTGCCCGGTTCACCTTTCAATTCCGAAAAATTGACAGATGAGCAAATTGAAATCTTGAAAAAAGCATACGATTTGGATGAGCCGGTTCCGCAAAGGTTCGTCAAATATATGGTCGGCCTTGTTCAAGGAGATTTAGGTGTTTCGTTCGCATTGGACGGACGACCGGTTTCGCAAATCATTTCGAACCGGATCGGACCGAGTGCGACCATTGGCGGGGAAGCGATTGTCTTTGGGACGATATTAGGTTTATTGTTAGGGATCATCGCTGCCTTAAAACGGAATACGATTATCGACTATTCAGCGATGGTCATTGCCGTACTCGGTATATCAGTTCCAGCTTTTGTGCTCGGGGCGCTCTTGCAATATTACTTTGCGGTGAAATGGCGATTGTTTCCCGTCACGTTTCATGACAGTATCGAAGGCCATATATTGCCGGTCTTTTCACTTGCGGTTCTCGTAATCGCGACGGTGGCCCGTTTCATGAGAACGGAAATGCTTGACGTGCTCGGGCAAGATTACATTATGACCGCAACGGCAAAAGGGTTGTCGCGAGTGCAAGTCATATTTAAACATACGGTACGTAACGCTCTCATACCGGTGGTTACGATTATTGGTCCGCTGATCGTGGCGTTAATGACCGGTTCCCTTGTAATCGAAGCGATATTCGCCGTACCCGGCTTGGGCAGCGAATTCGTTGATTCGATTAGTAAACGTGATTACCCAATGATTATGGGCGTTACGCTATTCTACAGCATGCTGTTTATCAGTTCGATATTGGTGGTCGACTTGATGTACGGCGTCATAGATCCGAGAATTCGACTGGCAGGGGGCGATGACAAGTGAGCATGAAGGAAGAGCATTTGACGAAAGACATGTTCCAGCCTGTCGAAAAAAGTGAATATGATTTGGAGAATATTTCACGGCCATCCATCGGTTTTTGGCGTGATGCTTGGAGACGTCTCTTTAAAAACAAAGGGTCTGTCGTCGGGTTGATTCTTATTATCTTTTCCATTTTCATGGCCATTTTCGGACCTTCGATGAACGATTATGGCTTCAACGATCAAAACCCGGTCAGACAATACTTGCCGCCGCGCGTACCGGTGCTGGAAAATATTCATTGGCTTGGGTTGGACGGTGTCGATTTCAGCGGCGAAAGTCCGTATTTAACGCGCGGAGGCTTTGAAGATTCCTACTTTTGGTTCGGTACTGATTCGTTAGGCCGCGACGTTTGGACGCGAGTATGGCGCGGAACGAGAATTTCATTGTACATCGCCTTTTTGGCTGCAGCGATTGACCTTCTTATCGGCGTTGTTTACGGCGGCGTCTCTGCGTATTACGGCGGAAAAGTCGATAACGTCATGCAACGAATTATCGAAGTTCTCATCGGCATTCCGAATCTTATCGTAATCATCTTGTTCATCCTATGGCTGCAACCAGGGATATTATCCATTACATTAGCGCTCGTAATAACAGGATGGGTAAGTCAAGCGAGAATTGTCCGCGGGCAAATTCTTAAATTGAAAAGCGACGAATTTGTTTTGTCTGCCCGAACATTGGGAGGCGATGGTCCGCGTATCATTTTTAAACACTTGGTTCCAAATACACTTGGTCAAATTATCATCACCTCAATGTTTACGATTCCTAATGCGATCTTCTTCGAAGCTTTCTTAAGTTTCATTGGTCTCGGAATCGCGCCTCCGGAAGCTTCATTAGGTTCCTTAACGAGAGAGGGATATGAAAGTTTGCAAATTTATCCGTACCTTTGTTTCTTTCCGGCCGCAGTGATCAGTTTGTTAATGATAAGCTTTAACCTGCTTGCAGACGGTATGCGGGACGCTTTTGATCCGAAAATGCGTAGATAGGGGGTCTGTAACGAATGTCAAAGTTATTGGAAGTCAAAGATCTGGAAATCTCCTTTGATACGTACGGTGCTGAAGTTCAGGCCGTCCGCGGGGTGAATTTAGAGTTGGAAAAAGGGGAAGCGCTTGCAATCGTCGGTGAATCCGGTTCCGGTAAATCCGTGACCTCCAAGGCGATCATGAAGCTGATCCCAAGCCCTCCAGGTCGTTTCAAGAATGGAGAAATTTTGTTCGAAGGCAAAGACTTGACGAAACTTAGTGAAAAACAAATGGAAAAAATGCGCGGTTCGGAAATTTCGATGATTTTTCAGGACCCGATGACATCTTTGAACCCTACCATGAGAGTCGGACAGCAAATTGTGGAAGGGTTGCGCAAGCACCAAAATATGAGCCGAAGCGAAGCGAAAAAACGAGCGATCGAAATTTTGAAAATGGTTAAGATTCCGAATGCCGAAGCTCGATTCAAACAGTATCCGCATCAGTTTTCAGGCGGAATGCGGCAGCGTGTCGTCATTGCGATTGCTTTGGCTTGTAATCCAAAAGTGTTGATTGCCGATGAACCGACAACGGCGCTTGACGTGACCATTCAGGCACAGATTCTCGATTTGATGAGAGACCTTCAGAAACAAACCGGGACAGCCATTATTTTAATTACGCACGATCTTGGAGTCGTATCCAACCTTGCGCAAAAAGTGGCGGTTATGTATGCCGGTAAAATTATCGAACGCGGCGACATTGACGATATTTTTTACCAACCGAAACATCCTTATACGTGGGGACTGTTGGCTTCGATGCCGAAATTGCATACGAAATCGGAACAATTATTGGCGATTCCGGGAACACCGCCGGATTTGGCAAAACCTCCGAAAGGATGTCCGTTTGCCCCGCGCTGTCCGCACGCCATGAAAGTGTGTACGGAATACATGCCGGAATATACGGACGTTTCCGAAACGCATCAGGCCGCTTGCTGGCTGCTTGATGAACGGGCACCGGAAGTGGAGCCCCCTGAAGCCGCAGTTGTAGGAGGTTCGGAATAATGGCGATGTCGGAAGAAAGATTGCTGGAAATCAAAAATTTGAAGAAATATTTCAAAGTAGGCCGAAAACAAGTGCTGAAAGCCGTAGACAATATCAGCTTTCATATAAACAAAGGCGAAACATTCGGACTTGTCGGCGAGTCCGGGTGCGGGAAATCTACCGCCGGTCGGACGATTATTCGCTTATATAATGCAACTGAGGGAGAAATTACGTTTGACGGCAAGAAGGTTCATGGAAAAAAGACGAAAAGCGAGTTGAAAACGTTCAGCCGCAAAATGCAAATGATTTTTCAGGACCCTTACGCTTCCTTGAACCCTCGGATGACCGTTAAGGACATCATCGCCGAAGGGATCGACATTCATGGTTTAGCAAAAAACAGTAAAGAACGTCTTGATCGTGTATATGAATTGTTGGAAACCGTCGGGTTGAACCGCGACCACGCGAGCCGGTACCCGCACGAATTCAGCGGCGGACAGCGGCAGAGAATTGGAATTGCTCGTGCTCTTGCGGTCGATCCCGACTTCATTATCGCCGATGAACCCATTTCTGCTCTTGACGTTTCCATTCAAGCGCAAGTCGTGAACTTGTTGCAGAAATTGCAAAGAGAACGCGGGTTAACTTACTTGTTTATTGCGCATGACTTGTCGATGGTCAAGCATATCAGCGACCGTGTCGGCGTGATGTATCTTGGAAATATGGCCGAAGTGGCTACTTCCGACGATCTTTATGCCGAACCGCTCCATCCGTATACGCAGGCACTGCTGTCGGCAATTCCGGTACCGGATCCCGAAGTGGAAAGAAATCGTGAGCGGATCATCATCGAAGGAGATGTGCCCAGCCCGATTTCTCCTCCGAGCGGCTGTCGTTTCCGTACGCGCTGCCCGTTCGCGATGGACGTTTGCGCAAAGGAAATACCAAGATGGCAAGAATATCGGGACAACCATTGGGTCGCTTGTCATTTGTATGACGAGGAATTCAATGAAGGCAAGAAACCACCCGAGCCTCCGAAAATCGAAGTGTAACGTAAAAAACCTTCTGTGAATCACAGAAGGTTTTTTTCATGCATGCCCGATTTTTTTATTTTTTGTTCCGTATGATTATGACCAATCTCGCAGCATAAACGCCAAAGCAAACGAACAGCCACCCTTTGAGGATCCAGCCGAGATTTTGATCCAAAGAATAAGAATAAAAAATCATGCCGAGCAGTACAAATATACAAACGGCGAGAAGCACCTGGGTGATTTGCATCATGTCCCTCCTTAATCCTTAATTATAACACGATTCACGCAAAAAGATCGGAGGACTGAACATGAAGAGAGCCGCGATCGGATTATGGATGGCGGGGATTGGCGTTGTTAGTTGTTTCTTGCTTTTGAAGACGCCTCCACTTCCTTCGACGACGCCATTTCCGCAGGCGGATGCTGCATCGACGAAAGCGAAGCAAGCTGAACAAACCGCCCCGTCATTCTCCTTACCGTCATTATCAGGACAACCCGTATCTCTCAGCGATTACCGCGGGTCTCTCGTACTGTTGAATTTTTGGGCATCGTGGTGTGGACCGTGCCGACATGAAGCGCCCGTGCTTAACAAGATGCACAAACAATTTTCGGGACGCGTGAAAATCATTGGCGTCAACATGACGTCTCAAGAGTTAAGCGTTAAGGACGTGAAACAGTTTGTAAAACGGTACGATTTGCAATTCCCTGTTCTTCTCGACCGGACAGGAACCGTCATGAAACGTTATCACATTGTTGCTGTACCAACAACATTTCTTGTCGGACGCAGCGGACAAATCCTCGAAAAGTTCCGAGGCGAAATGACACTTGATGATCTTAAGAACACATTAGCGCGAACTGGATAAAATTTTATTAAAAAACTTGTCGGAACGTCCTTCAAAATGTTGCATTTTGACACTATAATGAAAAGAAAGACATGAATATGTTACATACGGGGGTTCTTGCATGGGGAGAAAGTGGGTCTTGTCGTTCGTCGCATCCTTACTTTTATTCATCGTTTTCAAAGCGGATACGAGTAGTGCAAAAGAAAACGTAAAACTGGTTCAATGGCTGAGTACCGCGCATTTTCAATTACATCCATTGGTTTTGCCCGATCCGATTCCGCGTTTCGTTTTCGATTCGGGATACGATTTTCAGCGGCCGAAGCATGTCCGGGGTATTTATTCCACGGCCTGGTCAGCCGGAGGTTCGCGTTTAGACAAACTCATTAACTACATTGATTCGAACGACTTGAACGCAATCGTCATCGACATTAAAGACGATCACGGCACAGTCACTTTCACACCGGAAGACAAAAACGCACCGTACGCCTTTGCTTCGAAATCGATCATCGGCGATCCGGAAGCATTAATGAAAAAGCTGGAACAGCATCACATTTGGCCGATCGCCCGTATTGTTTGTTTCAAGGATGCGGTGTATGCCGAGAAGCACCCAGAGGCAACATTCAAAAAGCCGAATGGAGAAATTTGGACGAACGGCAACGGGGAAGCTTTCATTAATCCTTTTCTGAAACAGACGTGGGACTATAACGTAAGCGTTGCAAAAGCAGCTGTAAAACTCGGGTTTCAGGAAATACAATTCGATTACGTCCGATTCCCCGAAGGGTTTGAAAGACGCGCCGGAAAATTGACCTATACGACGGGAACCTACCCCGCCTACAATGAAGAAAACAAGAAACTTGATGTGAAACAGCGAGTGAATGCGGTAACGGACTTCGTAGCGTATGCACACGAACAACTGGATCGGTTTGACGTTGATGTATCCGTTGATATTTTCGGCTATACCGCGACACTTCCGGCAGCTCCAGGAATCGGCCAAAACATGTCGAGAATCTCGCAGCACGTCGATGTTATTTCGGCGATGATCTATCCGAGTCATTGGACTTCTTATTTCGGCATTCGCTATCCCGACTTGCATCCTTATGAATTGACAGATGCGTATGCAAAAGCGGAGACTGAAAAGCTGTCGAAATTGGAAAATCCGCCGATCTCACGTCCATGGATTCAAGACTTTACGGCCACTTGGCTGCCTCACCACTTGAATTACGGCAAAGCGGAAGTCGAAGCACAAGTCAAAGCTCTTGAAGACAACGGCATACATGAGTTTCTTGTTTGGGACGCGGCAAACACTTATACGCCAGGCGTCGATTATACACCTGGCAATTGAGCGAATAAATTGACTTTTAGAAGCGAATCCTATAAAATAATAAAGCGAAAAAATCCTTCACTTTAAAGTGAAGGATTTTCGTCTTGCATTCTCTGTTGGAACTCAAATTTGGACGGCTTCATTTCTAAAGCGCGTGATGATTACTCTCGCGTCATTTTTCGCCATCCTTCTTGGGATCGCGCTGTTTGGTCCGAAAAGTGGTTACCTCGTTTTCGTCCGAACAACCGCAAGCCGATTCCGGCGGATAGGACGCCGAGCATAGCGGTCAACCCAATGATCGCCGCAGCCATGACGACAAAGTCAACGATGAATGATGACACGACCGTTCCCTCCAAACGCGTTCTTCTTATTATTGTAGCAAACCGCCGGCAGATTGAACATGGGAAATATTCGCACGATTTAAAGTGTCATGGCGGAATACTTCGTGTGGTATAATAATCATAACAAAAAGGTGATGTCCTTCAATGAATTGGTATGAAAAGTTGAATGAGTATTTTCCAGTCGAAGAAATGAAATCGAAGGAACACATGGAATTGTTGTTGAAAGAAAAAGGTCATATGTACCATAAAGACGAGGGTCCGAACCATGTGTTGATGTATGCGGAAACGAAAGATTTCGTGTTTGTCGATTACGTTTACGTCTCGAGCAAAGCGAGAGGGCAAGGGCTCGGTCATAAACTCATCGAGAAGCTGAAAAAGAAAAACAAACCGATCATTCTCGAAGTTGAGCCGGTCGATTACGACGACAGCGATACGGAAAAGAGATTGCATTTCTACAAACGTGAAGGTTTTGAACATGCGATTTCGATCGGATACCGCCGCCGTTCGTTAGCGACGAACGAAATTAACCAGATGGAAATCTTATATTGGTCTCCGCAAAATGAATCCGAAGAAAGCATCCTCGAGAAGATGAAAAAAACGTACGAAGAAATTCATACTTACAAAGACGAAGAACTGTACGGAGAAACATACGAAGACGTCGAGAAAGTGCTTAGCATCGAGAAAGAAAAGGACGAAAACATTTTGGAATTTGATCAAGAGAAGAAACCCTCGTAAGGTCGACCATCACGAAAGGAAGGTGAACGGCCATGAAAGAGAAAGATAAAGCGAAAAAGAAGAAAAAGAATTTGTTAAAGGATGTTCTTAAAGAGAAATTGAAAAGGTGGAATCCGGAATTGCCGAAATCCCCTTCGTCAAATACGAAAACGTCCGCTTAAAGGAGATTTTTAAAAAATCTCCTTTTTTGTGATTAGAATTTAACATTTAGGGTAAATACACTATAACTCGCCAAATCGATCAAGCACAATGTTCACAGAGGATACATAAATACCCACTATCCAAATTAGAAAAGTTATTATATAATAAAACTAGTGTAACGGATGTCACCGAAAGGAGTGAGACCGAATGATTACGCTTTATACTTCTCCGAGCTGTACTTCTTGCCGTAAAGCGAGGGCATGGCTCGACGAACATGAAATTCCTTACGAAGAACGAAATATTTTTTCCGAACCGTTAACGGTTGAAGAGATAAAAGAAATTTTTCGAATGACTGAGGACGGCACGGACGAAATTATTTCAACTCGATCGAAAGCGTTTCAAGAACTTGATATTCACCTTGAAACGATGCCGCTTCAACAGTTGTTCCAGTTGATCAGCGATAATCCTGGGCTGTTACGCAGACCGATTATTTTAGACGAAAAACGACTGCAAGTCGGTTACAACGAGGATGAAATTCGACGCTTCTTACCGAGAAAGGTACGTACGTTTCAACTGCGAGAAGCGCAAAAGATCGTCAATTAGAACACTACAACTCAACGAAGCACTTTTCCGGTTCGGAAGGTGCTTTTTTACATCTTTATTCTAAGGTTCTCATAGGATAGGTAACAGTACAAGATGGAAAACCTTGAGCGTATTGATGTCACTCCTTTTTCCTTTGTCATAAACTACATGTACAAGGGATTTTTCGATGGTTTTCTCTTGCATAACCATTCATGGTAAGATAGAATTGCAAAAACCCCTTTCGTGATTCTCATTAAGAAAGGAGTCAACGCGATGAAAATTGAACGAGTGAACGAAAACACGCTGAAATTTTTCATCACTTACATGGACATGGAGAAACGCGGATTTGACCGCGAAGAAATCTGGTATAATCGAGAACGCGGCGAAGAGCTGTTTTGGGAAATGATGGATGAGGCGCATAACGAAGAAGAGTTTTCGATGGAAGGTCCGCTATGGATTCAAGTGCAAGCAATGGAAAAGGGACTCGAAATTATCGTAACGAAGGCGCAGCTGTCCAAGGACGGTTCGAAACTCGAATTGCCGATTAATGACGATAAGCATATCGATATTCCAGTCGATGAGAAGATGGAGAGTTTGATTGAGCATATGACTTACAAGAAGAAAAGAAAGCTGCAGGCAATCTCGGCGGTGAACGTCGATCCCGAAGAAGATGCCGACCTCTCCTTTCTTGTCGGATTCAATGATTTTGAAGACGCGATTCAATTGAGTCACCGTTTTCAATCTGAACGGCTGCGGACCAGTCTTTATTCTTTCGAAAATCGGTATTACATGAACGTTGTTTTTCCCGGCGATGATTGGGATGAGGACGAGGATCTTCAAGACAATCAGTTAAGTGTCTTGCTCGAATACGGATTTGAAACGGACTTAACGATTCATCGTTTGCAAGAATACGGGAAACAAATTATCGAAGACCATGCGGTTGAAACGTTGCGCGAGCAATTCCCGCTTCAATCTTGACAATCGGTTTCCAATCAGGAGATCGATTGTTTTTTTGTGAAAAAAACATCAGGATTATCCCTTCATGCAGAAAAGATTGAATCGATCACGGTCATCTTGTATAGTAGCAATGGAGGAGTGGAAGGGGGGGTCGGATGAAGAAAAATTTGCAGCTTTTGGCGGTCGTTATCATCGTTCTGTTGCTCGTGATTTTCGTAAGAGGGTATTGGGACCGTTGGGTGCTTGAGATGTTAAACATCATTATCTCGTTGACGGTGCTGTTAATTGGCGTAGTCATTTTTTTCGAAAATCGCGATCCGTCAAAAACCATTTCTTGGTTAATCGTCTTGGCCAGCTTTCCGATCGTTGGATTTATTTTTTATATCGTTTTCGGTCAGAGCTATCGTAAGCGGCGGTTATTTCGCAAGCGAACGTTTTTTGACGATCATGTCATGCAACAATTATATGAGACTGAAGGCGAGAATCATCACGCGCATTTAGCCTTGCTCGGCGAGCATCAACAAACGTTTTTAAAACTTTCGAAACGCCTAGGGAAAAGTCCGATCTCGTTTACTACGGAAACGAAAG encodes:
- a CDS encoding peptide ABC transporter substrate-binding protein; protein product: MKGKSKWSLLLALVFVLSLFLSACSGGGGETTNEGSSGNEGDSGTENKTGGDENKVETFNIAVASEIPTMDTSKGDDEVSFNQFSAAFEGLFTMNSKGEIVPAEATGMPEVKPVKVKVKDDKGKEVEKTYYQYTFHLRDGIVWSNGEPVTAEDYVYAWQRLIDPKRGATYSYLAPTLGLVNAAEIMNEDSDLYGKLDKLGVKAVDDKTLQMTLVKKVPDKMLLSLMQFPSFFPIPKDFAEEQGDQYALEPENLLFNGPYVMTEWKHNEGWTYKKNDKYWDKENVDLEEIHYKVVKEQSTRVNLYEVGKLDIVGLSSQYVKKYQDNPEFHTALGTAVFYFMLNEDNKFLDNVNIRKALALSWNKKQFTDVLLNDGSIPAWFLVPKDFAMGPDGKDFRAKYGNFGEFNPEKAKEYWQKGLDELGVDSIKLEVLAYPGKTVKDNISFVINQWEQNLPGFEATLNQQEFKVMLEKENSGQYQIAYAGWGPDYQDPMTFMDLWVTGGGHNDIGYSNPEYDKRIEYAKTHPQDAEGRWTKMQEAEKILFEDQAIIPMYQEGSAYLLSKKVKNFANHPFGPDYTWKYWEIEE
- a CDS encoding ABC transporter permease translates to MLKYTLSRIGYMLVTFFVIAAMTFMMMQLLPGSPFNSEKLTDEQIEILKKAYDLDEPVPQRFVKYMVGLVQGDLGVSFALDGRPVSQIISNRIGPSATIGGEAIVFGTILGLLLGIIAALKRNTIIDYSAMVIAVLGISVPAFVLGALLQYYFAVKWRLFPVTFHDSIEGHILPVFSLAVLVIATVARFMRTEMLDVLGQDYIMTATAKGLSRVQVIFKHTVRNALIPVVTIIGPLIVALMTGSLVIEAIFAVPGLGSEFVDSISKRDYPMIMGVTLFYSMLFISSILVVDLMYGVIDPRIRLAGGDDK
- the opp3C gene encoding oligopeptide ABC transporter permease, yielding MKEEHLTKDMFQPVEKSEYDLENISRPSIGFWRDAWRRLFKNKGSVVGLILIIFSIFMAIFGPSMNDYGFNDQNPVRQYLPPRVPVLENIHWLGLDGVDFSGESPYLTRGGFEDSYFWFGTDSLGRDVWTRVWRGTRISLYIAFLAAAIDLLIGVVYGGVSAYYGGKVDNVMQRIIEVLIGIPNLIVIILFILWLQPGILSITLALVITGWVSQARIVRGQILKLKSDEFVLSARTLGGDGPRIIFKHLVPNTLGQIIITSMFTIPNAIFFEAFLSFIGLGIAPPEASLGSLTREGYESLQIYPYLCFFPAAVISLLMISFNLLADGMRDAFDPKMRR
- a CDS encoding ABC transporter ATP-binding protein — its product is MSKLLEVKDLEISFDTYGAEVQAVRGVNLELEKGEALAIVGESGSGKSVTSKAIMKLIPSPPGRFKNGEILFEGKDLTKLSEKQMEKMRGSEISMIFQDPMTSLNPTMRVGQQIVEGLRKHQNMSRSEAKKRAIEILKMVKIPNAEARFKQYPHQFSGGMRQRVVIAIALACNPKVLIADEPTTALDVTIQAQILDLMRDLQKQTGTAIILITHDLGVVSNLAQKVAVMYAGKIIERGDIDDIFYQPKHPYTWGLLASMPKLHTKSEQLLAIPGTPPDLAKPPKGCPFAPRCPHAMKVCTEYMPEYTDVSETHQAACWLLDERAPEVEPPEAAVVGGSE
- a CDS encoding oligopeptide/dipeptide ABC transporter ATP-binding protein is translated as MAMSEERLLEIKNLKKYFKVGRKQVLKAVDNISFHINKGETFGLVGESGCGKSTAGRTIIRLYNATEGEITFDGKKVHGKKTKSELKTFSRKMQMIFQDPYASLNPRMTVKDIIAEGIDIHGLAKNSKERLDRVYELLETVGLNRDHASRYPHEFSGGQRQRIGIARALAVDPDFIIADEPISALDVSIQAQVVNLLQKLQRERGLTYLFIAHDLSMVKHISDRVGVMYLGNMAEVATSDDLYAEPLHPYTQALLSAIPVPDPEVERNRERIIIEGDVPSPISPPSGCRFRTRCPFAMDVCAKEIPRWQEYRDNHWVACHLYDEEFNEGKKPPEPPKIEV
- a CDS encoding TlpA disulfide reductase family protein: MKRAAIGLWMAGIGVVSCFLLLKTPPLPSTTPFPQADAASTKAKQAEQTAPSFSLPSLSGQPVSLSDYRGSLVLLNFWASWCGPCRHEAPVLNKMHKQFSGRVKIIGVNMTSQELSVKDVKQFVKRYDLQFPVLLDRTGTVMKRYHIVAVPTTFLVGRSGQILEKFRGEMTLDDLKNTLARTG
- a CDS encoding putative glycoside hydrolase, with amino-acid sequence MGRKWVLSFVASLLLFIVFKADTSSAKENVKLVQWLSTAHFQLHPLVLPDPIPRFVFDSGYDFQRPKHVRGIYSTAWSAGGSRLDKLINYIDSNDLNAIVIDIKDDHGTVTFTPEDKNAPYAFASKSIIGDPEALMKKLEQHHIWPIARIVCFKDAVYAEKHPEATFKKPNGEIWTNGNGEAFINPFLKQTWDYNVSVAKAAVKLGFQEIQFDYVRFPEGFERRAGKLTYTTGTYPAYNEENKKLDVKQRVNAVTDFVAYAHEQLDRFDVDVSVDIFGYTATLPAAPGIGQNMSRISQHVDVISAMIYPSHWTSYFGIRYPDLHPYELTDAYAKAETEKLSKLENPPISRPWIQDFTATWLPHHLNYGKAEVEAQVKALEDNGIHEFLVWDAANTYTPGVDYTPGN
- a CDS encoding GNAT family N-acetyltransferase, whose amino-acid sequence is MNWYEKLNEYFPVEEMKSKEHMELLLKEKGHMYHKDEGPNHVLMYAETKDFVFVDYVYVSSKARGQGLGHKLIEKLKKKNKPIILEVEPVDYDDSDTEKRLHFYKREGFEHAISIGYRRRSLATNEINQMEILYWSPQNESEESILEKMKKTYEEIHTYKDEELYGETYEDVEKVLSIEKEKDENILEFDQEKKPS
- the spxA gene encoding transcriptional regulator SpxA, translating into MITLYTSPSCTSCRKARAWLDEHEIPYEERNIFSEPLTVEEIKEIFRMTEDGTDEIISTRSKAFQELDIHLETMPLQQLFQLISDNPGLLRRPIILDEKRLQVGYNEDEIRRFLPRKVRTFQLREAQKIVN
- the mecA gene encoding adaptor protein MecA, with the protein product MKIERVNENTLKFFITYMDMEKRGFDREEIWYNRERGEELFWEMMDEAHNEEEFSMEGPLWIQVQAMEKGLEIIVTKAQLSKDGSKLELPINDDKHIDIPVDEKMESLIEHMTYKKKRKLQAISAVNVDPEEDADLSFLVGFNDFEDAIQLSHRFQSERLRTSLYSFENRYYMNVVFPGDDWDEDEDLQDNQLSVLLEYGFETDLTIHRLQEYGKQIIEDHAVETLREQFPLQS